One Festucalex cinctus isolate MCC-2025b chromosome 1, RoL_Fcin_1.0, whole genome shotgun sequence genomic region harbors:
- the nacc1a gene encoding nucleus accumbens associated 1, BEN and BTB (POZ) domain containing a has product MAQTLQMAIPNFGNNVLECLNEQRLQGLYCDVSVVVKGHAFKAHRAVLAASSSYFRDLFSNSGSNGGCSSAEASPTVVELPPAVQPQSFQQILAFCYTGRLSMTVGDQFLLMYTAGFLQIQQIMEKGTEFFLKVSSPSCDSQGLNAEEAPPSEPQSPVTQTGTGAGRPAACLTPLPLVSRVKTEQPASQPEAAAHSVVCTPVAKRLWEGGSSRDGGGGGASGPGGGARKAARYSQEAVRGSAIQSPGALGLAMGMGATATSLAGMVASGGLSGGAGANGTSASGVGMSEGASPGTLSTYASDSPISYHDDEEEEEGTEECAEEQYRQICNMYTMYSMLNMGAAAAGERVEALPDHTETRGRMRGRDLTCLPAELIAQIGNRCHPKLYEEGDPAEKIELVSGTSVFISRAQLMNCHVSAGTRHKVLLRRLLAAFFDRNTLANSCGTGIRSSTNDPSRKPLDNRVLHAVKFYCQNFATSFKESEMNAIAADMCTNARRVVRKSWIPKLKLLIAESDAYSAFLSDGVKAEDDALGADPPFDPASLEASAGAESGGSSGESLPGVSGDVGVLF; this is encoded by the exons ATGGCCCAGACGCTCCAGATGGCGATCCCAAACTTTGGCAACAACGTTTTAGAGTGCCTTAACGAGCAGCGTCTGCAGGGCCTCTATTGTGATGTCTCTGTGGTGGTCAAGGGGCATGCCTTCAAG GCTCACCGCGCTGTCTTGGCTGCGAGTAGTTCTTATTTCCGGGACCTCTTCAGCAACAGCGGCAGTAATGGAGGCTGCAGCAGCGCTGAGGCCAGCCCAACAGTGGTGGAGCTTCCACCGGCCGTACAGCCCCAGAGCTTCCAACAGATTTTGGCCTTCTGCTACACCGGCCGTCTCAGCATGACGGTGGGGGACCAGTTCCTCTTAATGTATACTGCTGGCTTCCTGCAGATCCAACAGATCATGGAAAAAGGCACGGAATTCTTcctcaag GTCTCCTCCCCCAGTTGTGACTCCCAGGGTCTTAACGCAGAGGAGGCTCCGCCATCTGAGCCTCAGAGTCCCGTAACACAGACCGGTACGGGCGCAGGCCGGCCCGCCGCCTGCTTGACGCCTCTCCCGTTGGTGTCGCGCGTGAAGACAGAGCAGCCTGCAAGCCAACCGGAAGCCGCCGCCCATTCAGTGGTCTGCACTCCCGTCGCCAAGCGCCTGTGGGAGGGTGGCAGCAGCCGcgacggaggaggaggcggggccTCCGGGCCAGGAGGGGGCGCCAGAAAGGCGGCGCGTTATTCCCAGGAGGCGGTGCGTGGCAGTGCCATCCAGAGCCCCGGAGCGCTCGGACTGGCCATGGGTATGGGCGCCACGGCCACCAGCCTGGCGGGCATGGTGGCAAGTGGCGGGCTAAGTGGCGGCGCAGGCGCTAACGGCACCTCTGCATCCGGGGTGGGCATGTCAGAGGGCGCCAGCCCTGGCACCCTGAGCACCTACGCCAGCGACTCGCCCATCAGCTACCAcgatgatgaagaggaggaagagggcacAGAGGAATGTGCTGAAGAGCAGTACCGGCAAATCTGCAACATGTACACCATGTATAGCATGCTCAACATGGGGGCGGCAG CTGCCGGCGAACGGGTGGAGGCGCTTCCCGACCACACGGAGACACGGGGGCGGATGCGTGGCCGAGACCTCACTTGTCTCCCGGCAGAGCTTATCGCCCAGATTGGCAACCGCTGTCATCCCAAACTGTATGAGGAAGGAGATCCTGCTGAGAAAATAGAGCTGGTCTCAG GTACGTCCGTCTTTATTTCCCGGGCCCAGCTGATGAACTGTCATGTGAGTGCAGGGACCAGACACAAAGTGCTCCTGAGGAGGCTGCTGGCCGCCTTCTTTGACAG GAACACGCTGGCTAACAGCTGCGGGACCGGTATCCGCTCATCCACCAACGACCCCAGCCGCAAGCCTCTGGACAACAGGGTGCTGCATGCAGTTAAAT TTTACTGCCAGAACTTTGCCACCAGCTTCAAGGAGAGCGAGATGAACGCCATCGCCGCCGACATGTGCACCAACGCCCGGCGGGTGGTGCGCAAGAGCTGGATCCCCAAGCTCAAGCTGCTGATCGCAGAGAGCGACGCCTACTCGGCCTTCCTCTCCGACGGCGTCAAAGCCGAGGACGACGCCCTGGGCGCCGACCCGCCGTTCGACCCCGCCTCCCTGGAAGCCTCCGCCGGCGCCGAGTCGGGCGGCTCTTCAGGTGAATCCCTACCGGGCGTGAGCGGGGACGTGGGAGTGTTATTTTGA